One Phaseolus vulgaris cultivar G19833 chromosome 11, P. vulgaris v2.0, whole genome shotgun sequence genomic window carries:
- the LOC137833645 gene encoding secreted RxLR effector protein 161-like, with the protein MNVLEKFIMEKSSLVYNPFILGENLQKDENGMKIDSTYYKQIMGSLVYITATRPDVMFVVSLISRYMEHPTKLHLQATKKILRYLKGTVDHAVFYKKGGNEELVAYINSNYAEDLDDRKSTSGYLFLLSSGTKQLIVSLSTTKAKFIIATAYACQVVWLRRILEKLGHVQNNSTIVYCDNNSIIKLAKNPVMH; encoded by the coding sequence ATGAATGTGTTGGAGAAATTCATAATGGAGAAAAGTAGTCTGGTATATAATCCATTCATTCTTGGAGAAAATCTTCAAAAGGATGAAAATGGCATGAAAATTGATAGCACTTACTACAAGCAGATTATGGGAAGTCTCGTGTACATAACTGCTACACGACCAGATGTTATGTTTGTCGTTAGTCTCATCAGTAGGTACATGGAGCATCCCACTAAGTTACATTTACAAGCAACTAAGAAGATTTTAAGATACTTAAAAGGGACAGTTGACCATGCAGTCTTCTACAAGAAGGGAGGAAATGAAGAACTAGTGGCCTACATAAATAGTAACTATGCAGAAGACTTGGATGATAGGAAGAGTACTTCAGGGTATCTATTTTTATTGAGTTCTGGTACAAAACAACTCATAGTATCATTGTCTACCACAAAAGCAAAATTTATTATTGCAACTGCATATGCTTGTCAAGTAGTTTGGTTGAGAAGGATTTTAGAGAAGCTTGGACATGTACAAAACAATTCTACAATTGTTTATTGTGACAACAACTCAATAATTAAGCTCGCTAAGAATCCTGTGATGCATTGA
- the LOC137833661 gene encoding uncharacterized mitochondrial protein AtMg00820-like → MINLTMFATSTPISFAEAVKSEKWRNAMNLEMESIEKNDTWELTDLPVGGKKIGLKWVYKSKLNENGQIDTRQGWWQKGMLKKHGVNYNEVFAHVERSDTIQLMLALAT, encoded by the coding sequence ATGATCAACCTGACCATGTTCGCAACTTCTACTCCAATTTCATTTGCAGAAGCTGTGAAAAGTGAAAAATGGAGAAATGCCATGAATTTGGAAATGGAATCAATAGAGAAGAATGACACATGGGAATTGACAGACTTACCAGTTGGAGGAAAGAAAATTGGATTGAAATGGGTATACAAATCAAAGCTTAATGAGAATGGACAAATAGacacaaggcaaggttggtggcAAAAAGGTATGCTCAAAAAACACGGAGTGAATTACAATGAAGTTTTTGCACATGTGGAAAGATCGGATACAATTCAACTAATGCTTGCACTTGCAACTTAA